The following proteins are encoded in a genomic region of Brachypodium distachyon strain Bd21 chromosome 1, Brachypodium_distachyon_v3.0, whole genome shotgun sequence:
- the LOC100832113 gene encoding probable ADP-ribosylation factor GTPase-activating protein AGD5, producing MNEKASVSKELNARHKKILEGLLRLPENRECADCKSKGPRWASVNLGIFVCMQCSGIHRSLGVHISKVRSATLDTWLPEQVAFIQSMGNEKANGYWEAELPPNYDRVGIENFIRAKYEDKRWIPRSGTSRLPSGARDEKSSESRTSHANRAGHGQRSSFEPHRASPAAAPKIAPVASRMQTQASPQAKAELSVPKVASPPQPAKSPAKVRVAPPKVDQPSVAAPPKVDYATDLFDMLSMNETTEKEPESSANDDNGWDGFQSAEPVPSSVKKDAAKPVESKAQSTSGIEDLFKDSPALGLSSAPAVSQTNPKTDIMSLFEKSNMVSPFAIHQQQLAFMTQQQAFLMAALKAGNAPQMVPGNGSLLSTNGSNAPNGSLPSQSWPNLGYQNPAATPAAVPQNGVSKAGNNNQDFSSGNFGFGAPVVYNNMSSTVPANGATTANKSTSSPTSSTLPSQSGKEYDFSSLTQGMFSKR from the exons ATGAACGAGAAGGCCTCCGTATCCAAGGAGCTCAACGCCAGGCACAAGAAG ATATTGGAAGGCCTTCTACGGTTACCGGAGAACAGAGAATGTGCAGACTGCAAGTCAAA GGGTCCTCGATGGGCGAGCGTGAATCTTGGGATCTTTGTATGCATGCAGTGTTCTGGAATTCATAGGAGCCTTGGGGTGCACATATCAAAG GTAAGATCTGCTACTCTGGATACATGGCTGCCAGAGCAAGTTGCATTTATTCAGT CAATGGGAAATGAAAAGGCAAATGGCTATTGGGAAGCAGAGCTGCCCCCTAATTATGATAGGGTTGGGATAGAAAACTTTATCCGTGCAAA ATACGAGGACAAGAGATGGATACCGAGGAGTGGAACATCAAGACTGCCCTCTGGTGCTCGAGATGAGAAGAGCTCAGAATCTCGGACAAGTCATGCTAACAGGGCTGGGCATGGTCAAAGATCTTCATTTGAGCCACACCGTGCTTCACCAGCTGCTGCGCCAAAAATTGCTCCGGTGGCTTCTAGGATGCAGACACAG GCATCACCTCAGGCCAAAGCTGAATTATCAGTTCCCAAGGTTGCTTCGCCTCCTCAGCCAGCGAAATCTCCTGCTAAAGTTCGAGTGGCACCCCCAAAAGTTGACCAGCCATCGGTTGCAGCACCTCCCAAAGTTGACTATGCCACTGACCTCTTCGACATGTTATCAATGAATGAAACAACCGAGAAAGAACCGGAGTCATCTGCGAACGACGATAATGGTTGGGATGGTTTCCAGT CTGCAGAACCAGTGCCTAGCTCTGTGAAAAAGGATGCTGCCAAGCCAGTTGAAAGCAAGGCCCAGTCTACATCAGGAATAGAAGACTTATTTAAAGACTCACCAGCTCTCGGATTATCTTCAGCTCCAGCTGTTTCCCAAACAAACCCGAAGACAGATATCATGAGTCTGTTTGAGAAG TCCAATATGGTATCACCATTTGCTATacatcagcagcagcttgCTTTTATGACCCAGCAGCAAGCTTTTCTGATGGCTGCTCTTAAAGCTGGAAATGCACCACAGATGGTTCCAGGGAATGGAAGTCTGCTAAGTACTAATGGTTCTAATGCCCCTAATGGAAGCTTGCCATCCCAAAGCTGGCCAAATCTAGGTTATCAAAACCCTGCGGCGACTCCAGCAGCAGTACCACAGAATGGTGTTTCCAAG GCTGGGAACAACAATCAGGATTTCTCTTCTGGGAACTTCGGTTTTGGTGCACCTGT AGTGTATAACAACATGAGTTCAACTGTTCCAGCAAATGGGGCCACAACTGCTAACAAGAGTACATCGTCCCCTACCTCTTCTACCCTCCCCTCTCAATCGGGCAAAGAATACGATTTTTCCTCATTAACTCAAGGAATGTTCTCCAAGCGATAA
- the LOC100835917 gene encoding elongator complex protein 1, translated as MKNLKLVTRIAQQLQLQLDGETLVVSSIDAERHRAFFASSANFLYSVHLLASTQQPLQWSKTTLDSDVEEVVLEPGDCIVAMDYLMEKESLLLGSSDGCLLLYNVEERTTEVVGRVEGGVRTIASSPDGALLSVTTGFGQLLVMTHDWEVLSETSIDPQSTGAGEIDSCGALIQSSISWRGDGKFFATLGGLDGSPQKLTIWERESGKVHSSSDTKNFMGQSLDWMPSGAKVATAHDRKTEGKGPLVVFYEKNGLERTCFSINETAEVVIQALRWNCNSELLAALVSCGQYDVIKIWSCSNNHWYLKQELHYTKKEGVKFSWDPTKPLHLICWTLGGEVITHRFAWTTAVSETSIALVIDGSHVLVTPLNLDLMPPPMSLFHLAFPCAVNEVSFLSKNSKNHLAAYLSNGCLCFVELPAEDTWEELEDNGISVDPCCSDFTLNNCMHLTVVDTRTLIGICRCSDYCSSTPMMSSEASNLAEKHDSLFFVNEIKLVCSEDSLPGSVSSSGWQARVSKRMPLEGPVVGVSRNLGKGGSAFIQLSGGKIVEYCSDVNLLRMTAPTKGGEVCSDYDFPTSCPLMTAVPCHQNGVVRTLLFGLDDSSKLHLGKRLLSNNCSSFTFYSSAYGAAEQVVTHLLVTTKQDLLFIVDVNDILLKNGQVTVDGHVNSHPRRKQSKEHITVWEKGAKLVGVLHGDEAAVLMQTTRGNLECMYPRKLVLVSIVQALVQRRFKDAMDMVRRHRIDFNMMVDYCGWRTFIKSAADFVTEVGNLSHITEFVCSIKNENVSSKLYEAYISFPDQCTTSMDNANSDDIFSDNKVTAVLMAIRKALEEQTEESSSRELCILTTLARSEPPLLEEALNRIKVIRELELLGVDDARRKLYPSAEESLKHLLWLTEPEAVFNAALGLYDLNLAAIVALNSQKDPKEFLPFLKSLECQPPSIMRYTVDLKLGRYESALKNIVSAGTEYHKDCMELLNANPQLFPLGLQLFSDLDKRHQILEAWGDHLSEEKCFGEAAITYQCCSSYQKSLKAYHACGDWRGVFTVAGLLKFGKEEILKLAHELCDEFQALGKPGDAAKIALDYCSDVDRGIGYYITAREWEEALRVAYMHSRQDMVDTVRHAALECAALLISEYQEGLLKVGKYLARYIAVRQRRLSLAAKLQSEDCLMDVEDDNISEVSSSFSEMSAYTTRSTKESSASVISSSASKSRGARRQKKGGKIRAGSPGEEMALVDHLKGMSLTTGAQNELRTLLVVLTQLGKEDIARQVQLAGDNFEVSQMAAVKLAEDTVSSNKIDENAHTLEHYVKMLRAHQPVATGETISWRIKALSPP; from the exons ATGAAGAACTTGAAGCTTGTGACCAGGATCGCgcagcagctccagctccagctcgACGGAGAGACCCTCGTCGTATCCTCCATTGACGCCGAGCGCCACCGCGCCTTcttcgcctcctccgccaacTTCCTCTACTCCGTCCACCTCCTCGCCTCCACCCAG CAACCATTGCAATGGAGCAAAACTACTCTAGACTCAGATGTGGAGGAGGTTGTTCTTGAGCCTGGAGATTGCATAGTTGCTATGGATTATCTAATGGAAAAGGAATCTCTGCTCCTTGGTTCATCAGATGGTTGTCTCTTATTGTATAACGTGGAGGAAAGAACAACCGAAGTTGTAGGAAGGGTGGAGGGTGGTGTTAGGACCATTGCCTCTAGTCCTGATGGGGCCCTTCTCTCTGTAACAACCGGATTTGGGCAGTTGCTCGTCATGACACATGACTGGGAAGTGCTGTCTGAGACTTCTATTGACCCTCAA AGTACTGGTGCAGGTGAGATCGACAGTTGTGGTGCTCTGATCCAAAGTTCTATTTCTTGGAGGGGTGATGGGAAATTTTTTGCTACCCTTGGGGGCCTTGACGGTAGCCCTCAAAAACTTACTATTTGGGAACGTGAATCTGGAAAGGTGCATTCTTCTTCAGATACCAAGAATTTTATGGGACAATCACTTGACTGGATGCCGAGTGGAGCCAAGGTTGCTACTGCGCATGATAGGAAGACAGAGGGAAAGGGCCCTCTTGTTGTATTCTATGAGAAGAATGGCTTAGAAAGGACCTGTTTTTCCATTAATGAGACAGCAGAGGTTGTCATCCAAGCTTTAAGATGGAACTGCAACTCCGAACTCCTAGCTGCTCTAGTTTCTTGTGGCCAGTATGATGTTATTAAAATATGGTCCTGCAGCAACAATCACTGGTATTTGAAACAAGAGCTGCACTACACAAAGAAAGAGGGGGTGAAGTTTTCTTGGGATCCGACAAAACCGCTGCATCTCATTTGTTGGACACTAGGAGGCGAGGTTATTACCCACAGGTTTGCTTGGACTACTGCTGTCAGTGAGACTTCGATTGCCTTAGTTATTGATGGCTCCCATGTCCTTGTAACTCCTCTCAATTTGGACCTCATGCCACCCCCCATGTCGCTGTTCCATCTTGCATTTCCTTGTGCGGTGAACGAGGTTTCGTTTCTATCCAAGAACTCAAAGAACCATTTGGCTGCTTATCTTTCAAATGGCTGCTTATGTTTTGTGGAACTTCCAGCGGAAGATACCTGGGAAGAGTTGGAAGACAATGGGATAAGTGTTGACCCTTGCTGTTCTGACTTCACTCTGAATAACTGCATGCACCTCACTGTGGTAGATACACGTACATTGATTGGTATCTGTCGCTGCAGTGATTATTGTTCTTCAACACCGATGATGTCCAGCGAAGCTAGTAACCTGGCAGAAAAACATGATTCACTGTTCTTTGTCAATGAGATCAAACTTGTATGTTCTGAAGATTCTTTACCAGGTTCAGTGAGTTCATCTGGTTGGCAAGCTAGAGTATCAAAGAGAATGCCTCTGGAGGGTCCGGTTGTTGGAGTCTCCCGGAACCTAGGAAAAGGAGGTTCAGCCTTTATCCAATTAAGTGGAGGAAAGATTGTTGAATACTGCTCTGATGTAAATTTGTTGAGAATGACTGCACCGACAAAAGGCGGTGAAGTTTGTTCCGATTATGATTTTCCAACATCATGCCCTTTGATGACTGCTGTTCCATGCCATCAAAATGGTGTGGTCCGAACCCTTCTCTTTGGACTCGACGACAGCAGCAAACTGCATTTGGGCAAAAGGTTGTTGAGCAACAACTGCAGCAGCTTTACATTCTATTCCAGTGCTTATGGAGCTGCTGAGCAGGTTGTGACACACTTGCTTGTGACTACTAAGCAGGATCTTTTATTCATTGTGGATGTCAATGATATTTTACTTAAAAACGGCCAAGTGACAGTTGATGGCCATGTCAATAGCCATCCTCGtagaaagcaaagcaaagagCATATCACTGTGTGGGAGAAGGGGGCAAAACTTGTTGGGGTTCTCCATGGTGATGAAGCAGCGGTCTTAATGCAAACAACCCGTGGTAACTTAGAGTGTATGTACCCTAGAAAGCTGGTCCTTGTTTCAATTGTTCAAGCACTGGTTCAGAGGCGTTTCAAAGATGCAATGGACATGGTAAGGCGCCATCGGATAGATTTCAACATGATGGTTGATTATTGTGGATGGAGAACTTTTATCAAGTCAGCTGCAGATTTTGTCACAGAAGTCGGTAACCTTAGCCACATCACTGAATTTGTTTGCTCAATTAAGAATGAGAATGTCAGCAGCAAATTGTATGAGGCCTACATATCATTTCCTGATCAGTGCACAACCTCAATGGATAATGCAAACTCAGATGACATTTTCTCAGATAACAAAGTAACAGCTGTACTGATGGCAATTCGAAAAGCCCTCGAGGAACAAACAGAAGAAAGCTCATCAAGAGAGCTCTGCATACTGACCACTTTGGCACGTAGTGAACCTCCATTGTTGGAAGAAGCACTAAATAGAATTAAAGTCATTCGAGAACTGGAACTTCTTGGGGTTGATGATGCAAGACGAAAGCTCTACCCATCTGCTGAAGAGTCTCTGAAGCACTTGCTTTGGTTAACAGAACCAGAAGCTGTTTTTAATGCTGCTTTGGGTCTGTATGATCTGAACCTTGCTGCTATAGTTGCTTTAAATTCCCAAAAAGATCCCAAGGAGTTCCTTCCTTTTCTCAAGAGTCTTGAATGCCAACCTCCTTCTATTATGAGGTACACAGTAGACTTAAAGCTTGGAAGATATGAGAGTGCTCTCAAAAACATTGTTTCTGCTGGTACCGAGTATCACAAGGATTGTATGGAACTCCTTAACGCTAACCCTCAGTTGTTCCCACTGGGCCTCCAGTTATTTAGTGACCTAGATAAAAGGCATCAAATTCTTGAGGCATGGGGTGACCATCTTTCTGAAGAAAAGTGTTTCGGAGAGGCTGCAATAACTTATCAATGTTGTTCATCATATCAGAAATCCTTGAAAGCTTATCATGCGTGTGGGGACTGGAGAGGTGTGTTCACTGTCGCAGGCCTTTTGAAATTCGGAAAGGAAGAGATTCTAAAACTAGCACATGAACTATGTGATGAATTCCAAGCACTTGGGAAGCCGGGAGATGCTGCTAAAATAGCACTGGATTACTGCTCAGATGTTGATAGAGGCATAGGCTATTATATCACTGCAAGAGAATGGGAAGAAGCTCTTAGAGTGGCTTATATGCACAGCAGGCAGGATATGGTCGATACTGTTAGACATGCAGCTTTGGAATGTGCTGCATTGCTGATATCCGAGTATCAAGAAGGATTGCTGAAGGTGGGTAAGTATCTAGCACGTTACATTGCTGTGCGGCAGAGGAGATTGTCACTTGCGGCAAAACTCCAGTCAGAGGACTGCCTTATGGATGTTGAAGATGACAACATTTCAGAAGTCAGCTCTAGTTTCAGCGAAATGAGTGCATATACCACCAG GTCAACAAAGGAGTCAAGTGCGTCTGTCATATCTAGCAGTGCCAGCAAGTCACGAGGTGCAAGACGGCAAAAGAAAGGTGGCAAGATACGAGCTGGAAG TCCTGGGGAGGAGATGGCACTTGTGGATCATCTCAAGGGGATGTCTCTTACCACTGGTGCGCAGAATGAGCTTAGGACCCTGCTTGTAGTTCTAACACAACTGGGGAAAGAAGATATTGCTCGTCAGGTGCAGCTGGCTGGAGATAATTTCGAGGTATCTCAAATGGCTGCAGTGAAGTTGGCCGAGGATACGGTGTCTAGCAACAAGATAGACGAGAACGCACATACTCTTGAGCATTACGTGAAAATGCTGAGAGCCCATCAGCCTGTTGCCACCGGTGAAACTATTTCTTGGCGAATCAAAGCACTGTCACCGCCTTGA